A DNA window from Aquarana catesbeiana isolate 2022-GZ linkage group LG01, ASM4218655v1, whole genome shotgun sequence contains the following coding sequences:
- the LOC141107731 gene encoding uncharacterized protein — MDGFNDHNFLPLFIDKYRELTCLWQVRHPHYNHKQKRQAALEKLLELVKPVVPTATIPYLKAKIGGLRSTYLRERKKVTDSQRSGAAADDIYVPRLWYYERLRFLSDHTEVRESLSTLPSTLPSTPPEASDVQPGPSSQEEVEEPSWSQEDLSQEEAVECGSQEEAGIISVSQEEAGISGSQEEAGLSVSQEKPGTSRSLTESQVPPLRLPYKRARKATPSPVQDSAYRLIQEASASLRAFPSPEEAFACMAATKLQGMQEGQRKISEDLIYKVLRKGLSGELTHKTDVIERDDPPPPPPPPAATTPPPQPKPVRKRGKKTKE, encoded by the exons atggatgggttcaacgaccacaatttcctgcccctgttcatagacaagtacagggagctgacctgtctgtggcaagtgagacacccccactataatcacaaacagaagaggcaggcagcgctggagaaactgctggagttggtgaagccggtggtccccacagcaaccatcccttatttgaaagctaaaattggtggcctgaggagcacttatcttagggagcgcaagaaggtcacagattcccagaggtccggagctgcagcagatgacatttatgtccccaggctgtggtactacgagagactgcgatttctgtcagaccacactgaagtcagggaatccctctccactcttccttccactcttccttccaccccacctgaggcttccgatgtccaacctgggccttccagccaggaagaagtggaggagcccagctggagtcag gaagacctcagccaggaggaggctgtggaatgtggcagtcaggaggaggcggggattattagtgtcagccaggaggaggcggggattagtggcagccaggaggaggcggggctaagtgttagccaagagaagccagggacaagtcgcagcctgactgagtctcaggtccctcccctccgcctgccatataaacgagccaggaaggccactccgagtcccgtgcaggattcagcgtacaggctgatccaggaggcttcggcgtccctccgagccttccccagtcctgaagaggcctttgcctgcatggctgccacaaaattgcagggcatgcaggagggtcaacgcaagatctctgaggacctgatttataaagtccttcgtaaggggttgagtggggaactgacacacaagacggatgtcattgagagggacgatcctcctcctcctcctcctcctcctgctgccacaactccaccaccacagccaaagcctgtaaggaagcgtggaaagaagaccaaagagtga